The stretch of DNA CTATGATAGCTTTTAGCTCTTCTATCTTTTGTGTTAGCTTATCATTTTCGCTGGCTATTCTAAAAGCTTTTAGTTTTTTATGCCTACTGCCACCACCACCTTTTATCATTCCTAAAATTTCAGAATTTATGTTATATACGGTTTTAAAAACAGTTTTATAATCTAAATTCGGATCGGTTGTGTTTTTTTTGAATCTTTGCATTTGGTTTCTACCATTTACTAAGCTATTCCATTCCACATGAGCATGCTTTTGAAATATTGGCTCAAATTTTTCATATTCTAGTTCAGCCCCTTTTTCATAGTATTGTTTGCCATTTATGCTTTCTTTTATATGTATATAATAAGCCCTGCCATCCTTATCCGTAATGTATGTGCCACCTAGTTTGCCATTTTCATCATGAAATAGTGGAAATATCTCCTTGTTATCGCTCTTTCTCAAAAGGTGCCCCTCATCACTATGAATGTATAAATTTATGGGTTCAATATTTAAAATTTTGCTTACAGCTTTTATGGATTTTAGTAAGCTTGATAGTTGCGTATGCTCGTTTAGTCCTATGACACATTCATAGTGACAGTTTTGTTTTAGTGGTTTTTTGCCCTTATGCTTATCTATCAACTTTATCTTGCCAAGATGTGATACTTCATACTTCATCTCATCTCTTCTTTTTTGCCATAAGTCATCAAAGCTAAGCTTATTTAATCTTATGTGCCTCACAGGCTTTTTCAAGATGCCATATTTTTCATTTAGATAGTATCTTGGCATTAGGTAGCCAGGTTTTTCTTCTCTGCTATTGTGAGCATTTGTGCGGTCACTAGCTAGCTCAAATGTTATGTTTGCTTGTTGGTTTTTAAACATATTGCCTCTTTAAATTTAATATCTATTTATAGTAATTATATGTGTTTGGGCAAAAATCATTCGTCTAAACCATTTTATTGCCCAAATTGGTTTAGAGAGCTCTAAACCTTTTGGGCTCTGCGAGGCTTTTTAATGTAAAAGAGAGATTTGACCTACATTCTTTTAAAATCCAAGTCCTATTTTAAAGCTTATATGGATTTTGCTTTTTTCAAAGTATTTTGGCTTGTATAGGCTTTGAGACTAGCGGATCGTAGTTTAAATTTGATCCGAATAGATTAAATGAGTCCTTTATGCCTACCCCTGCTAGCTTGTTTGTATATCATTTGCCACATAGACAGTGCCGCCATTTTTCTTTTAAAACAAACATCTTTGCCATATATCCTTCTATAGACAAAGCAGCTTTTACATCCAACAAGCTTATAGTTATAACGCTACAACTTTCATAATGTTTTCACCTTATCTCTTTTTTTTATAGTTTCTAAAATCTTTTTAAGATACTTTTTAAATTCGTCAGCAAATGTTTTATTATCATTTCTTAATACACTGAGTATAAAAATTTTGTTTTCAGTACTATGTCTTATGTTTTCTGACCCATTAAAGACGTTACTTTTAGCATAGATTAGAATTCCAGTGTTTGAACCGGCTTTCTCCACGTATTGTTTTATTTGTAGCAAATTCTTGCAATCAGTTTCACCTAAATAGGCATTATAAAAATGCCTATATTTAGCATCCAAAACAGCTAAAATTTTCCCTTCTTCATCTTTTATCGCAAAATCGGGTCTCAAATCCAAGCCCGGAATTTTATACTGAGTTTCTAGCCTAAATTTACCGCCAAATTCGCCTAATACGCTTCTTATGAGCCTCTCAATATAAAGCTCAAAAAGATTAGGTGCATATAGCAAATAACCAAATTTTAGATTTTTGACGGCGTTTTTGCTAGTGTATCTTGAATCTTGCAAAATGATAATCCTAGCGATTTGAAGAGCAATTTTGTAGTCTTTATAAAGCTCGTTCATCACGGATTTTGAGTTCAAAGCCGTATCTATGTCTCTAATGCTTTTCATCTCTCCGTTAGCATTGACTAGCAGAAAATTCCTTATTTCTTTGTCGTAAAGTGCGAATTTAGTGTTTTTTCTAACCAAGATATCGTATGCCCTTAAAAGTACCCTTGCGACTACTTCGTCAGGTACTCGCGA from Campylobacter concisus encodes:
- a CDS encoding 5-methylcytosine restriction system specificity protein McrC is translated as MFKDNSLCSQEDYKKEITFDKLAKGKTDIIFLYGRHDKFKPKIVKNKKTHQEEDAHYILKKCEDGNYIGRFTFEGQEYVITSCFGKELEAELLKTIDSAFFSSGGSVAGASGDIPMDYVLYASFISRLKLAKLSGFPSVYKKIPFRDYALHGSLDVKNFIKKDQPFTGKISSRKSSRVPDEVVARVLLRAYDILVRKNTKFALYDKEIRNFLLVNANGEMKSIRDIDTALNSKSVMNELYKDYKIALQIARIIILQDSRYTSKNAVKNLKFGYLLYAPNLFELYIERLIRSVLGEFGGKFRLETQYKIPGLDLRPDFAIKDEEGKILAVLDAKYRHFYNAYLGETDCKNLLQIKQYVEKAGSNTGILIYAKSNVFNGSENIRHSTENKIFILSVLRNDNKTFADEFKKYLKKILETIKKRDKVKTL